In bacterium, the sequence TCTATTTTCAATCCACCCATTTTCGATTGTCCTTCTACCTGTATTCTACAAATAAAATCAACCCCAAATTAAGGTAAAAAATTACAAATAGGCATATGCACTTTACGCCAGTGACCACAATATGTAGTATGCGAGGTAATGCAAGACTATCCATGTACACTTCAAGAATTGGTAGAGTGGTTTCCAAGTGAAGAGGCATGCAGCAAGTATTTATCGAAGCTACGCTGGCCAGAGGGCTATCACTGTTCAAAATGTGGCAGCAAGAAAGCATGGTTGACACGAAGGAACCGTAACGATTGTGCTAAATGTGGATATCCACAATCCATAACAGCGGGAACAATATTTCACAGGAGTCATTTACCACTACAGGTTTGGTTTCATGCAATTTGGTGGGTTACGAGTCAAAAAAGCGGAGTTAGCGCCCTAGGTCTCCAGAGAGCACTAGGCTTGGGGAGTTATAAGACCAGTTGGAGTCTGCTTCATAAGCTGCGACACGTCATGGTGCGACCAGGGCGAGATCTACTTCGAGGAAATGTTGAAGTAGATGAGATTTTTGTAGGTGGGAAAAGCCCCGGTAAGCTTGGGAGATCTTCTGAAGGAAAAGACTTGGTTGTTGTGGCCGCTGAGGTCAGAGAAAAAGGAAAACGCATGGGACGTATTCGTATG encodes:
- a CDS encoding IS1595 family transposase, producing the protein MQDYPCTLQELVEWFPSEEACSKYLSKLRWPEGYHCSKCGSKKAWLTRRNRNDCAKCGYPQSITAGTIFHRSHLPLQVWFHAIWWVTSQKSGVSALGLQRALGLGSYKTSWSLLHKLRHVMVRPGRDLLRGNVEVDEIFVGGKSPGKLGRSSEGKDLVVVAAEVREKGKRMGRIRMQHIEDASAKTLGTFMFQNVQTGSIVTTDGWRGYNGLKGRGYRHKRVPGSEVGDQALLSHVHRVSALLKRWFLGTHHGKTDSRYLNEYLNEFVFRFNRRTSRSRGLLFYRMMQNAVVVNPYGYQQIRKPKPANH